The following are encoded together in the Humulus lupulus chromosome 5, drHumLupu1.1, whole genome shotgun sequence genome:
- the LOC133834377 gene encoding WAT1-related protein At4g30420-like translates to MCLLTTIQSAIYTFVTEPDLQVWNLHSYLELGSCLYAGIGTAVSFFVQAWCIQLRGPVFVAMFSPLCTVITAIIASLFLHEKLYAGRFDGDGYIY, encoded by the exons ATGTGTTTATTGACAACCATCCAATCTGCAATATATACATTTGTGACAGAGCCTGATCTACAAGTATGGAATCTTCATTCCTATTTAGaacttggaagttgtttgtaTGCA GGAATTGGTACTGCTGTATCTTTTTTTGTTCAAGCATGGTGCATACAACTAAGAGGTCCTGTCTTTGTTGCAATGTTCAGCCCTCTATGCACTGTTATAACAGCCATTATAGCCTCTTTGTTTCTACATGAGAAGTTATATGCTGGAAG GTTTGATGGAGATGGGTATATATATTGA